One window from the genome of Cryptomeria japonica chromosome 6, Sugi_1.0, whole genome shotgun sequence encodes:
- the LOC131036270 gene encoding probable pre-mRNA-splicing factor ATP-dependent RNA helicase DEAH5 → MEVDAKNGIKRLEYLSLLSKVCEELEAYSVPSDKVLAEFVTDLGRNSEKVEDFDSKLRENGAEFPKDLLSTLFTIIHAILGPASKCKSMNKERKNEISGLSVLDIDKEIEQESVAAEPHVLGVYTGKDIFYMNKPFSHAFSSNPNLASLNNYRATPSLSGVTIVEEEKEKENPRKKRRMSSPERWEIKQLTAAGWKPTDTFSDCEEDEEDVEIEIELNEEEPAFLHGEHRHSTDMPPVKILKDPDGSLQRADTTQSAFCKEKREVRERQQRIKLDSIPNDLNRPWEDPMPEPGERHLGQELKGVWRSTYAIPEWKKDAFGKASTFGQRSKLSIQDQRQSLPIFMLKRELINAVNDNQVLVVIGETGSGKTTQITQFLAEAGYTTSGKIACTQPRRVAAMSIAKRVAEEFGCRLGDEVGYAIRFEDCTGPDTLIKYMTDGTLFRELLVDSQLSQYSVVMLDEAHERTVHTDVLFGLLKQLIKRRPDIRLIVTSATLDAEKFSGYFLNCNIFTIPGRTYPVEVYYSKQPETDYLDAALLTVLQIHLEEPEGDILLFLTGQEEIDTACQILYERMKGLGSNVPELIILPVYSALPSEMQSRIFEPVPPGKRKVIVATNIAEASLTIEGIYYVVDPGFSKQNVYNPKQGMNSLIVSPISQASAKQRAGRAGRTGPGKCYRLYTESAYRSEMLPTTVPEIQSSNLGFITLNMKVMGINDLISFDFMDPPSPQTLTAAMEQLYSLEALDEEGLLTMLGRKMAEFPLEPPLSKMLIASVGLGCSDEIVTIIAMLQTQNIFYRPQEKQAQADQKRANFFQPEGDHLTLLAVYEAWKANNFSVPWCFVNFLHYRSLRRAEDVRKQLLMIMDRYKMDVVSAGNNSMKIQKAIAAGFFFHAARKDRQEGYRTIVGNHLVYIYPSSALFQRQPDWVIYHELVMTSKEYMRETTIVDPKWLVELAPRFFRKADSTKLSKRKRQECIEPLYDQYHEHNSWRFSKRHG, encoded by the coding sequence ATGGAGGTGGATGCAAAAAATGGAATAAAGAGACTGGAGTACTTATCTCTACTTTCTAAGGTGTGTGAAGAGCTTGAAGCGTACTCGGTGCCTTCAGATAAAGTTTTAGCAGAGTTTGTAACAGATCTCGGGCGTAACAGCGAGAAGGTCGAAGATTTTGATTCTAAGCTGAGGGAGAATGGTGCAGAATTTCCGAAAGACCTGCTAAGTACCTTGTTCACGATTATTCATGCAATTCTTGGTCCTGCTTCCAAATGCAAGAGCATGAATAAGGAAAGAAAAAACGAGATTTCGGGGCTCTCTGTGCTGGATATAGATAAGGAAATTGAACAAGAGTCAGTAGCAGCAGAGCCTCATGTTTTGGGGGTTTATACAGGGAAGGACATTTTTTACATGAACAAACCCTTCTCCCATGCTTTTAGCTCAAATCCCAATCTAGCCAGTTTAAATAATTATAGGGCAACCCCTTCACTGTCGGGGGTCACAATTGTGGAGGAGGAGAAGGAAAAGGAGAACCCGCGGAAGAAGAGGAGAATGAGCTCCCCTGAAAGATGGGAAATAAAACAACTGACTGCAGCGGGGTGGAAGCCTACGGATACTTTTTCTGATTGTGAAGAGGACGAGGAGgatgttgaaattgaaattgaattaaacGAGGAAGAGCCTGCTTTCTTGCACGGTGAACATCGCCACTCCACGGATATGCCCCCTGTTAAGATTTTGAAGGATCCAGATGGTTCACTTCAGCGGGCAGACACGACGCAATCAGCATTCTGTAAAGAGAAAAGAGAAGTGAGAGAACGACAGCAGAGGATAAAGTTGGACTCAATCCCCAATGATTTGAATCGACCGTGGGAGGATCCAATGCCGGAGCCAGGGGAAAGGCATTTAGGGCAGGAGTTGAAAGGTGTATGGCGTTCAACATACGCTATACCTGAGTGGAAGAAGGATGCATTCGGAAAAGCTTCCACTTTTGGACAGCGCTCAAAGCTTTCAATTCAAGACCAAAGGCAGAGTCTTCCAATCTTCATGCTCAAGAGGGAATTGATCAACGCAGTAAATGACAACCAAGTTCTCGTTGTTATTGGAGAGACTGGGTCTGGAAAGACAACTCAAATAACCCAATTTTTGGCAGAGGCAGGCTACACGACCTCAGGTAAGATTGCCTGCACTCAACCTCGTAGAGTAGCAGCTATGTCTATAGCAAAAAGAGTAGCAGAGGAATTTGGATGTAGGTTGGGAGATGAAGTTGGTTATGCTATCCGATTTGAGGACTGCACAGGGCCAGACACTTTGATCAAGTATATGACTGATGGTACACTATTCAGAGAGCTTTTAGTAGACAGCCAACTTTCACAGTATTCCGTAGTCATGCTGGATGAGGCTCATGAGAGGACAGTTCACACGGACGTGCTCTTTGGGCTTCTGAAGCAGCTGATCAAACGCAGACCTGATATTAGGTTAATTGTCACTTCGGCAACCCTAGATGCTGAGAAGTTCTCAGGTTATTTTCTGAACTGCAATATTTTCACCATTCCTGGAAGAACTTATCCTGTAGAAGTGTATTATAGTAAACAACCGGAAACCGACTATCTAGATGCCGCACTGCTCACAGTACTGCAAATTCACCTGGAAGAACCGGAAGGTGACATTCTTCTCTTCTTAACTGGGCAAGAGGAAATTGACACTGCCTGCCAGATTCTGTATGAGCGAATGAAAGGGCTAGGGAGCAATGTTCCTGAACTAATCATACTTCCAGTATATAGTGCTCTTCCGAGTGAGATGCAATCAAGGATTTTTGAGCCTGTTCCTCCTGGGAAAAGGAAAGTGATTGTTGCTACCAATATTGCAGAAGCTTCACTCACCATTGAAGGAATATATTATGTCGTGGATCCCGGATTCTCTAAGCAAAATGTATACAACCCAAAGCAAGGAATGAACTCTCTGATTGTTTCTCCTATTTCTCAAGCATCAGCCAAGCAACGTGCTGGACGGGCTGGGCGTACTGGTCCAGGCAAGTGTTATCGCCTTTATACAGAGAGTGCATATCGTAGTGAGATGTTGCCTACCACTGTGCCAGAAATACAGAGTAGTAATCTTGGATTCATAACGCTGAACATGAAGGTCATGGGAATTAATGATCTTATCTCATTTGATTTTATGGATCCCCCTTCTCCTCAAACCCTCACAGCTGCAATGGAACAACTCTACAGCTTGGAGGCTTTGGATGAAGAGGGACTTCTAACTATGCTAGGTAGGAAGATGGCTGAATTCCCTCTGGAGCCTCCTCTGTCAAAGATGCTCATTGCTAGTGTTGGTCTTGGCTGTAGTGATGAGATTGTAACCATAATAGCCATGCTTCAAACTCAAAACATTTTTTATCGGCCCCAAGAGAAGCAGGCTCAAGCTGATCAGAAGAGGGCAAACTTTTTCCAGCCAGAAGGTGATCACTTGACTTTATTGGCAGTGTATGAGGCCTGGAAGGCTAATAACTTCTCAGTTCCCTGGTGCTTTGTGAATTTTCTTCATTATAGGTCTTTAAGGAGGGCAGAAGATGTCAGGAAGCAACTGCTTATGATTATGGACAGGTATAAAATGGATGTTGTGAGTGCTGGAAACAACTCTATGAAAATACAGAAGGCAATTGCTGCAGGTTTTTTCTTCCATGCAGCTAGGAAGGATCGTCAGGAAGGGTATCGTACTATAGTTGGAAATCATCTAGTCTATATTTATCCTAGCAGTGCTCTTTTCCAACGCCAACCTGATTGGGTGATTTATCATGAACTTGTTATGACTAGCAAAGAGTACATGCGCGAAACAACTATTGTTGATCCAAAATGGTTGGTGGAATTAGCACCGAGGTTTTTCAGAAAAGCTGATTCTACAAAATTGAGCAAGCGCAAGCGGCAGGAGTGCATCGAACCTCTATATGACCAATATCATGAACACAACTCCTGGCGTTTCAGCAAACGTCATGGCTAG